The Lycium ferocissimum isolate CSIRO_LF1 chromosome 10, AGI_CSIRO_Lferr_CH_V1, whole genome shotgun sequence genome window below encodes:
- the LOC132033683 gene encoding uncharacterized protein LOC132033683 isoform X1: MPLGLILGLGRSFRRKRTSSLDILTTKRVPRGFYKGKNCKPTGFHTRKGGYVIMQEKLPNYVVPDLTDFKLKPYVSQCPIETTSASTEAKESAK; encoded by the exons ATGCCGCTGGGACTGATATTAGGTTTAGGGAGATCTTTCAGAAGAAAGCGTACTTCATCTCTTGATATTCTTACTACAAAACGGGTTCCTCGGGGCTTCTACAAGGGAAAGAATTGCAAGCCTACTGGCTTTCACACTCGCAAAG GTGGTTATGTTATTATGCAAGAGAAGCTGCCTAACTACGTAGTTCCAGATTTGACCGATTTCAAG CTTAAACCTTATGTATCCCAATGCCCGATTGAAACTACAAGTGCAAGTACGGAGGCAAAGGAATCTGCAAAAtaa
- the LOC132033683 gene encoding uncharacterized protein LOC132033683 isoform X2 produces the protein MPLGLILGLGRSFRRKRTSSLDILTTKRVPRGFYKGKNCKPTGFHTRKGGYVIMQEKLPNYVVPDLTDFKGNQSDRKRGNKPPSSSSISTLLK, from the exons ATGCCGCTGGGACTGATATTAGGTTTAGGGAGATCTTTCAGAAGAAAGCGTACTTCATCTCTTGATATTCTTACTACAAAACGGGTTCCTCGGGGCTTCTACAAGGGAAAGAATTGCAAGCCTACTGGCTTTCACACTCGCAAAG GTGGTTATGTTATTATGCAAGAGAAGCTGCCTAACTACGTAGTTCCAGATTTGACCGATTTCAAG GGGAATCAATCAGACAGGAAGAGAGGAAACAAACCGCCTTCCTCCTCATCTATTTCCACCTTGCTCAAGTGA
- the LOC132035376 gene encoding uncharacterized protein LOC132035376, which translates to MKNRRRFFKNQMQTNKSKAKSSTIICKKHPKHKQNPGVCSVCLSEKLSLLSRTSRSNTTTITSSCSSSSLSSLSSSSDVSSCSSPPRYRTSTNVLMKSRSLALIMRRRDGGIILDENNNGKKKKGGFLSRLLNPMRNRKDEGLAHSRTMRERVITRLRTTAA; encoded by the coding sequence atgaaaaatagaaGGAGATTTTTCAAGAATCAGATGCAAACCAACAAAAGCAAAGCAAAGTCTAGTACTATAATTTGCAAGAAGCACCCAAAACATAAGCAAAATCCCGGGGTTTGCTCCGTCTGTCTTAGTGAAAAACTCTCTCTGCTTTCAAGAACTTCAAGAAGTAACACGACAACGATtacttcttcttgttcttcttcttctttgtcttcTTTGTCTTCGTCTTCGGACGTGTCCTCATGTTCTTCTCCACCTCGTTATAGAACGAGCACTAATGTGCTCATGAAGAGTAGATCATTGGCTTTGATTATGAGAAGAAGAGATGGTGGAATTATATTAGATGAGAATAACAatgggaagaaaaagaaaggagggtTTTTGTCTAGATTGCTAAATCCAATGAGAAATAGAAAGGATGAAGGCTTGGCACATTCAAGAACAATGAGAGAGAGGGTTATAACAAGACTCAGAACTACTGCAGCatga